The stretch of DNA ATCCCCGCGATACAAAATCGCGTATCTTTGCGCGGACATCGCGCGCGGTGGCCGGATCGAGCGACGCCGTCGGTTCATCGAGTAAAAGCAGGTCCGGGCTGTTAAGCATGGCCTTGGCCAGGCTGACGCGCGTCTGTTCTCCCGAAGAGAGCACGCCGCATTTCTTGTCGCGGAAATTCTCCAGGTCGAATTGCTTCAACAGTTCTTCGACGCGGCGGGGAAGGTCTTTCACCCCATACAGCAGGCCGAAGATAGAAAGGTTCTGGGAGACGGTCAGGTTCCCGGGCAAGGGTGTATATACGGCGGCAAAATTGGTATGGTTGACGGCCTCTGAACGGCGCCGAGCGAGATCGAGCCCGTTTATATGGACGGATCCTGCATCCGGTTCGAGGACGCCTAATATTATATTTATGGTAGTCGTCTTACCCGCCCCGTTGGGGCCGAGAAGGCCGACTATCTCTTTGCCCCCGACCTCGAAAGAGACGCCGTCAACGGCGACAGTGCCGCCGTATATTTTCTTAAGCGATCTAATCGACAATATCTTCGTCATAGCAAAATTAACCGTCTGTCTTGCCTGCTGTTAGAACGACCAGTTGGCAAGGACCATAAACTCCATAGGTTCCTTATTGCCGTTGTAGTTGGCCAGGCCTATCTGCAATCCGTCGAGAGATTTGGTGTAGTTGACTATCCCAAGCTGGAACCCGTGCATCTCTTTGGCATAATTGACGAATCCGCCCTGGAATCCCCGGAACGAACCGTCGTTATAATTCACAATGCCCACTTCTCCGCCGACACTCTGAGCTTTCGAAACATTCAGCAGTCCGGCCTGTACGCCGCGCATGAAACCTTCCGTCCAATTCACCAGGCCCCATTGTATCCCGCTGAGGTCGCCTTCGGTCACATTCGCGAAACCGTA from Candidatus Omnitrophota bacterium encodes:
- a CDS encoding ABC transporter ATP-binding protein; translated protein: MTKILSIRSLKKIYGGTVAVDGVSFEVGGKEIVGLLGPNGAGKTTTINIILGVLEPDAGSVHINGLDLARRRSEAVNHTNFAAVYTPLPGNLTVSQNLSIFGLLYGVKDLPRRVEELLKQFDLENFRDKKCGVLSSGEQTRVSLAKAMLNSPDLLLLDEPTASLDPATARDVRAKIRDFVSRGSGGVLWTSHNMYEVEDVCDRVLFLSHGRILLEGDPKTLPAEHGKKTLEELFITVAREPLTLEAG